In one window of Chryseobacterium phocaeense DNA:
- a CDS encoding HlyD family secretion protein, which yields MENKETTQNTQAAPVQSGAAAKKKQNKKNKIRAIISNIVVFLVIGFGLYWLVREYFHIGDKTYTEAAQVEEFINPINTRVSAYIKDIKFIEHQKVKKGDTLVILDKNELLTQLGQAEAAYQNALAQRSATSSSVNTVSNNVSVMESNIAGAKARLWNAEQNLNRYKNLLAAEAVTRQQYDQIKTEYDAQKAAYETLVNQKQSANLSTTEVRSKLGINDAEIKRTKSALDMAKINLSYTVITAPYDGIMGRRTISEGQLIQPGQQVATIVLNGQKWVTANFLESQMPNIRIGEKMMMTADALGGKQFEGTVTAISAATGSRYSNVPTDNSTGNFIKVQQRIPVRIEFSTANKKEDLDKLSAGMNMNVNINLN from the coding sequence ATGGAAAACAAGGAGACAACTCAAAATACCCAGGCCGCTCCGGTACAGTCAGGAGCAGCTGCTAAAAAGAAACAGAATAAAAAGAACAAAATCAGAGCGATAATCTCTAATATAGTAGTATTTCTGGTTATTGGATTCGGACTTTACTGGCTGGTCCGTGAATATTTCCACATCGGGGATAAAACCTACACGGAAGCAGCCCAGGTTGAGGAGTTTATCAACCCGATCAATACAAGGGTTTCCGCCTATATCAAAGACATTAAATTCATCGAACACCAGAAGGTTAAAAAAGGAGATACCCTTGTTATTCTGGATAAAAATGAATTATTAACCCAATTGGGACAGGCGGAAGCTGCGTATCAGAATGCGCTGGCGCAGAGATCGGCAACAAGTTCATCCGTCAATACCGTTTCCAACAATGTAAGTGTAATGGAATCCAATATTGCAGGTGCAAAAGCTAGATTATGGAATGCCGAACAGAATTTAAACCGCTATAAAAACCTTTTGGCCGCAGAAGCCGTTACCAGACAGCAGTATGATCAGATCAAAACTGAATATGATGCGCAGAAAGCAGCCTATGAAACGCTGGTCAATCAGAAGCAGTCTGCTAATTTATCCACGACTGAGGTCAGAAGTAAGTTAGGAATCAATGATGCCGAGATCAAAAGGACAAAATCCGCATTGGATATGGCGAAAATCAATCTTTCCTACACGGTGATTACAGCGCCTTATGACGGTATCATGGGCCGCAGAACAATCTCTGAAGGACAGCTGATCCAACCCGGACAGCAGGTAGCTACCATCGTTCTTAACGGACAGAAATGGGTAACCGCCAATTTCCTGGAAAGCCAGATGCCGAATATCAGAATCGGGGAGAAAATGATGATGACCGCAGATGCCCTGGGAGGTAAACAATTTGAAGGGACGGTGACTGCTATTTCTGCAGCTACAGGCTCACGATACTCAAATGTTCCTACCGATAACTCCACAGGAAATTTTATCAAAGTACAGCAAAGGATTCCCGTACGGATAGAATTCAGTACCGCCAATAAAAAAGAGGACCTGGACAAACTGAGTGCAGGAATGAATATGAATGTGAATATTAATTTAAATTGA